ATCCTTATTCAACTGTTATTGCTACTTAATTGTTTGTGAGGAAACTAGGTTGATTTGTTTGGCCTGCATTACCGGTTCCATACTTGTCTCGCTGATTTAATGAGTGTGGAATCTGAActacttgttttatttattcagCTGTGATGAACGAATTCAGAAGATTCAGACAATTAAATTGATGGAAGGGATCTACATCTGTGCAGCTCCGCATTGTCTCAAGTCCTTTCTGAAGAAGTCTGAATTTGAATCTCATATTCATGAGAACCACAGTGATCTCCTTCATCAAACTGCAGAAAAAGATGGAAATGCTTCGGAATCTGCTTGTGCTAGAAAACCTGCAGCATCTGAGTCTACGGTGCAAGCACCACCTAGGCCTTTATTTTCCCCTAGTTCAGGTTCTCAGGTACATGATCGTGAAGACAAAGCTCATCATTCTCAAACTAGAGATCAACAGCCTCCTAGGCCTGTTATGCAACCAAAGCCGCCACCATTCACCGGGTCAATCCAAAATCATCAACTAGAGCAATCTGATAGTAATCCCCCTCCAGGCTTTGAAAGGCCTGGCATGCAAAACCGGTTACCTCAGCAAGGTTTTGACACACAGGTTCACTTTCCGGACAAGAAACAAGGGATTATGGGAGGTTCCCCTTTTCCTGAATATCCTATGCAGATGCCACAACCTCACGGCTTTGCTGTGCCGATGAATTCGAATCCAGGTTTGGCTCCTCAATTTGGTTATAATCAGTTTGCACCTGATGGAGCCCAACCATTTTATAGTGCTGCTTCAACTCCTGAGATGGGAGGATCAGAACAAGGGTCCTTGCTAGGTTTTCCACCTGGTGCTGCAGGAAATATGAATTTCCCAGAAAATTACCCTCGGCAATGGAATATGGGGCCCGCTGCAGTTCAACCTCCTCCGGATGGTTTCGTAAGCGGTACTGATCCTCAAGGAAGAGCGGTCTTTTTCCAAGGAGACTATGGAAGGAACAACGGTGTAATGCCCTCGAACCTGCCACCTCCGCCTTCAACCAACAGAGGAATGGAAGGTGGACTGAGTAGTAATTCAATGGACACCAGAGATAATAATAAGGGTATATTGATGCCGCCGCAACCTATGTCCCTCCCACCACCCCCACCTTTACCTCATCACATGTCACAACACCAGAGAGGGGGGAGACACTACTTGGGTGATGGACATGATGGACAGGGCTATGGTTGGCAACATGAAAAGCGTGATAGTTTCGGAAGCAACCAGGACTAGTTATGTTCTTATTTTTCCTCTTATATCTTCTTCTGTAAGAACAGTGCTCATTTTGTGTTGCCTAAAGTGTGTGTCATTGTCTGAACTATCAACGTTGTTTTGTTAAAGCTAAAACGTTGATTTCCCTGATATTTACCCTGCTTCTTGTTCATACAGTAAAGTTTCTGTAGCATGGATCTCATTCTGCTTAAAAAGTTATTCAAGGTTCTGCAGCTTCTAAATTGAGGCCAGCAATTACATATTTGACCATTTCCTCTGAAGCATCCGGGCATTATCAATAATACAATAATAGTATCATATGCAAGCAGCAATTATTTAACTAACAATAATTGctgaataatttattagttcaatTATACATATCTTATAGGCAAATCATGTTGCAAGCTTACAACTTGGTTAAGACCTTACAATAGATTGCTTTGCAAGAAATGGATGTACATAATCAATCGATCTACTATGCTTCAATCCCAAATTAGTCTTCCGTATCCATTTAAGATAAAAATGGACGTACACAATATATGTGCAAATTACAATCTCTCACATCTTGGTGCCCCTCGGAGCACTCGATCTCCATTCGCTTCCgatgagaaagagaaaaagggaaagaaaCCAAGATGTATGACAAAGGCTATTGAGACCCCAAACCCCAAAACAACCTTACCCCCAAGAAAGTTGAAAAAAACTTAACAAAACAATGAAAATGGTTTAGCTTAATTTCTTCTTTTCCAAACTTAATCTTTGAACCTTGCTAACACACACTGCATCAAATTTATGATGCAGCTGCCACAATTTCCTGTATGCCATTAACACACATGCATCAACTTGGTCTTCATACTTCTCATAGAGCGCAGGAACTGTAAGAACAATCAGAAGGCCTGCATAAATAAGAACCTGAAAGTCAATTTCTGTTGTCAAGACCTCTTCGTCTCCAGATTTAAGAATAATGTAACTTACTAGTGTAGCCCAATGTGAGGAAATCGGTCAAGCCACCAATGACAGATACCAGAATCAGCCCCGTAGAGACCTTAACAAACATATTTGTGTCCTTACCAAGGGCAATATCCTCAGAAACCGACAATAACATGTTGATGTGATTGCGGATTAAACAAGAAGCTTTGTTTACCATTTCTTCAGAGAGATGCAGATGTGGCAGAGGTGGAGCTGGTCTGTTACAATTTTTTGGCAAAGGTTCAATTATTAAATACCAACGACTATAATTCGAGAAGGTTCATAATTAGATAAGTTGATAATAATATCATGAACTACCAATCTGGAAGGAAGGCACTAAAAGGTCTTAAGATAACATATTTAACTATGAAGAAATCTACAAAAGACCATGCTTAGAAACCTCTCTATGCTACCTAGTTCGTGGTTGAGGATTAATCTCATTAAATTTGCAAGCAGATACTTGAGAGACATTTTTCCATTCCcatccatgtttttttttttttttcctttttaacctTGGTGTACGGGCCAGCTTGCGCACACCTCGACTATTTCCAGAGGTACCTGTTACCTTTCACCAGCACATGTACTGgaaactctgtccaccaaggcttggatagatgggaagaaatcacctagtgttttgttTTTGTGTGTTTACTTCCTTGTTCTCCAACTTTCCATCAAAGATCAGTAATAGAAGTCCTTGTCCAAGCAACACTGCCAACATCCATAATAGTTTATATAATATCGAACTATCAGCTGATTTTTCTCTGAAAGCTGTGCTTACTATACTGCACTGAGGAATTATAAATTTCTTTGCACACAATTTACCTTAGAACTATTAGAAACTAGAGTCCTCACAAATGTAGCATGCTTTGGAAGGGTTTTAGTGCTTAACATGGGATATTTTTAAAAAGGGGACGTCTAAATTATAATAGGTGCTACACATATCAGAATTACTTGGACTGTAAATCATTTGCTCTTGCACTCCCATTGGTCTTTGAGAGTTGGAGTATGCTTCCATGTCTTCTTAGAGTAAAAGAAATGATGCCAATGTCCATGAGACAGCTATTTATGCTGTTGGAAGAGGCGAAAAATGCAGAAAAGCAAAGTAGGTCCAGAGTGTGGACACTCTTCACTATGTATTAGTTGAGTGATCTTAAAAGATAGAAATCAGAAAAGCTCCGAGGACAGAAAAACCCTCTTACTTGTTTTGATTTTATCATTTTGAATCATTGTAAGTAATTACAGGACAATATTTTTTGACGGATTTTGGGTGATCTCTGCGCTTTGAAGAGAGCATGGTATATGGCTATATGCAATACTTTAGTTTTTCCCCCTTCCCCAAAGGCGCCAATGCTGATTCAGTTATCAAGAATAGTTGGTCATAGATATTCAAACATTTAATAAGAAATGAAACAACAAGGATGGCCAACGGAGCATTACTAGAAGCTTTGTTTCAATTAGCTTTTGGAAAAAGCTTATATCTCAGCCTCCAATAGAACCTCCACCCCTCCCAGGGGAGCGCAAGAAGAGGAAAGGTTTTCTAACTTCAAAGTAAAATCATTTTGGTTTACTACATGCCAATCACTTGCTTCATTCCCTTATCCAAGTAATAGACAAccacatacctagtgtaatcccacaagtggggtctggggagggtaggatgtacgacCTTACCTCTACTTTTAtggggtagggaggctgtttcagAAAGACCCTAGGCTCAAAAGAAAAGTAACCGACGCAGGATTATAAGAAAGAAGACATCAAAATAGCAAGATACAAAATAAATGCAGCAAAAGATAGTAATACACATCAAAACATAGGAGACTACACGATAATTGAATAATATTACTAAAAGGGAATGATAAGAGGAGGGGGCGAAGTATCAAAGAAGCAGATGTGGATCACCATATGAAGCAAATGAATATCCTGGGAATTGTGTTTCTGGACAAATAACCTGTCAATATCCCGAGAATTTAACCCCCTTTCATAGGGATTGGCATACTTAGAGCTTTGTGAAAGTCTAACCCAAAATTCATAGTTTAAGAACCCACATATTTTCGATTAAATTACTTATACCTATGTTAAGCTTACATAAAACCAAGTAAACACACCTCATCAAAACTGTATATAGTATTTGAGAGATGTGAGATCATTAGAACACAGACAGCTAACTGAAAAAACCTTAACACAAAAGCATTTGCAAAAGATTGTTGTTATTTACCTGTTAAGAATTGCAGCTGATTTAGCCCATAGAAACAAAATGGTGAACAGCAGAAAGAAAACACTTGAGACTAATGATAAAAGTGTATAACCAGATCTCTCAAACACTACCCAAGCAAACAATGTTACTACAAGAATTCCCACTGTCACGTCTTTTCGCCTCCATAGAACAACATCAGCAACTGTTTCAAACAAACTACAACTGGATCAATCACAAAAAAATGACCAAGAAAGTCCTTTAATCACAAGAACAATTTTTTCACAAACAGTTAGTTGACCAATATCAATAGAAATTTCATCAATCCATATGTCAGCAAGGATGAAAATATGGATGAAAATCTCTCTTAAATTTCATTGATCGGGGCTTTAAATAGAACTCTTACTACAACTAAGAAACTGAATACAACTAAAGAGGTAGTCCCTCCGTCCGTCCCAATGTATGTAGCACCTTTCGCTTTTTCAAATGTCAATTTGACTAATcgttgaagctaaattggattagattaacttaatattttaaaattaaaatttagatattcagaAATTctatgaaaagtactataagttgcaatttttcTCGTATCAatatgatatgattaaatacatTATAAATTATTGATCAAAATTTACATAGTTTGAATCTCAAAAATCGAAATAGATAGAAGTAAATATCTAGAAAAACTGTAGCAGTAATGGATGCAACATCCAACACCATATCAAGAATTGCATTTGTGATAAATATGTAAATCAGATTGCAGACAAACCAAATTATGAACCTAACTCCATCAAACAAGAATTGACATGATCATGAATTTGAGTTAGATGGACTCACCAAAACCTCCTCCAAGGATCTGATGAAGACTTCTTTGTCTGTTAAACAACTTATCTGATGGACCCATTTCTCAACAATCAACAAAAACCCAACTTCAAGAACTCAAATGAAAACAACTTCTATAAACAGAACAGAGAAAAAAGGCCACAACTTTGGTATGTTTAGTCAAAATTGTGTATACTTCTTTACCAAGAATCAAACTTTTCCTACACTTAGTTTGATGGAAAATGGATGAACGTTGAGATATGGTATTAGTGGCACAAAGATTACAGCCTAAAAGCATGAAAACATACTCATGACTTTGTTTTTTGCACTGTTTTTTCAACCCCAAAGAATAAAGAAAAGTTAGAAAGTGGGGCTGACAGGTTAAGTTGCCTTTGAGAATGGATTTTGGTAagtaaaaggaaaagaaaatagaTTGAAGGGGTCCACTTAAGGAAGTAAAATGCGAAGACAGAGACATTCCCTCTTGCATCTCACAGCTAAGCATGTCATGTGGGGCTGCTCATGCTGTTTTTTCCTCTCTCTTTGTAATAATTTTTCTAGTAAGTTTGGTATTCCCAGTATTTTCAACAGGAAATTTAGGAGATAAATGATTTGGGTGATGAATGGAAtaatttgtattaaaaaaaaatcttaaatagAAATAAGTTTAACTTATCTATAAAAATTATACACTAAATTATCACACAATCGATGTACAGTATTAATCCTCCAATTTCATGTCCAGTTAAACACCATTACATAAAATGAGAGCAATGGATTATAATTATTGTATTAGATAACTTATACTGTATTATTTTTCATGTTAATTATAATTTTGTTATGATTAATTATATGTAATTATCTTTTGCATGAtctaataatataaaaataaggTCTA
The nucleotide sequence above comes from Lycium barbarum isolate Lr01 chromosome 3, ASM1917538v2, whole genome shotgun sequence. Encoded proteins:
- the LOC132630658 gene encoding E3 ubiquitin-protein ligase HAKAI homolog, encoding MLQIRLSKPASENGGGAKSLPPDTVTVACPDHLVLADLPVAKSLGSVNAASLLKTVGRRSRRQLGERVHFCVRCDFPIAIYGRLSPCDHAFCLDCSRSDSLCYLCDERIQKIQTIKLMEGIYICAAPHCLKSFLKKSEFESHIHENHSDLLHQTAEKDGNASESACARKPAASESTVQAPPRPLFSPSSGSQVHDREDKAHHSQTRDQQPPRPVMQPKPPPFTGSIQNHQLEQSDSNPPPGFERPGMQNRLPQQGFDTQVHFPDKKQGIMGGSPFPEYPMQMPQPHGFAVPMNSNPGLAPQFGYNQFAPDGAQPFYSAASTPEMGGSEQGSLLGFPPGAAGNMNFPENYPRQWNMGPAAVQPPPDGFVSGTDPQGRAVFFQGDYGRNNGVMPSNLPPPPSTNRGMEGGLSSNSMDTRDNNKGILMPPQPMSLPPPPPLPHHMSQHQRGGRHYLGDGHDGQGYGWQHEKRDSFGSNQD
- the LOC132630659 gene encoding reticulon-like protein B12, with amino-acid sequence MGPSDKLFNRQRSLHQILGGGFVADVVLWRRKDVTVGILVVTLFAWVVFERSGYTLLSLVSSVFFLLFTILFLWAKSAAILNRPAPPLPHLHLSEEMVNKASCLIRNHINMLLSVSEDIALGKDTNMFVKVSTGLILVSVIGGLTDFLTLGYTSLLIVLTVPALYEKYEDQVDACVLMAYRKLWQLHHKFDAVCVSKVQRLSLEKKKLS